A single region of the Silene latifolia isolate original U9 population chromosome 8, ASM4854445v1, whole genome shotgun sequence genome encodes:
- the LOC141594504 gene encoding putative F-box protein At1g30930, with protein sequence MNTCMVDSSIGMNVEQKIEGQVRRQKSDTSDVSFADIPEEVQIDILSRLSSTSLSRCKCVAKHWNDSLTIQAFLLKRSISYNKHPKRAFVAHSTSYQEGSVVSFELNDDNTPKTTIRTVETATTTTTTPMIRGRHVYFNYFLMKNSFDMSDICNDLICLFQQSSTLVGLLNIRTGDFIQLPAITSIKSDVYVFSSWYALGFDPVHNVFKVLSIIYKRTSKVCTKKAAILTVGSKYWNPIDCNCLPSSVTKSFPWLSTTNSLCLDGMIYWVHVNNVGGLTITAFDLNRETFRDHELATTSTRNGVFRYYLTSLKERPTLFVWSPYYGEEVE encoded by the coding sequence ATGAATACTTGCATGGTCGATAGTTCCATTGGGATGAATGTTGAGCAAAAGATTGAAGGCCAAGTTAGAAGACAGAAGAGCGATACGAGCGATGTATCATTTGCAGACATTCCTGAAGAAGTTCAGATTGATATCCTATCAAGGTTGTCATCCACGTCACTGTCGAGATGCAAGTGTGTTGCAAAACACTGGAATGATTCATTAACTATACAAGCATTCTTGCTTAAACGCTCGATTTCATATAATAAACATCCTAAACGCGCTTTTGTGGCACACTCGACTAGTTATCAAGAGGGCTCCGTTGTCTCATTTGAGCTCAACGATGACAACACCCCAAAAACGACGATTAGGACTGTAGAaacggcaacaacaacaacaactacccCTATGATCAGAGGGCGGCATGTATATTTCAATTATTTTCTTATGAAAAATTCTTTTGACATGTCCGATATATGCAACGACCTCATTTGTCTCTTTCAACAATCTTCAACGCTTGTCGGTCTCTTAAACATAAGAACCGGGGATTTTATCCAGCTTCCTGCAATAACAAGCATCAAGTCGGACGTGTATGTTTTCAGCTCTTGGTACGCATTAGGGTTTGATCCTGTACATAACGTTTTCAAAGTTCTTAGTATTATTTACAAAAGAACAAGCAAAGTGTGTACTAAAAAGGCCGCGATATTAACTGTTGGATCGAAATATTGGAATCCAATCGACTGCAATTGTTTACCTAGTTCAGTGACTAAGAGCTTTCCGTGGCTGAGTACGACCAATAGCCTTTGTCTTGACGGAATGATATATTGGGTCCACGTTAATAATGTCGGTGGGCTAACCATTACTGCTTTTGATTTGAATCGGGAGACATTCAGAGATCACGAGCTTGCCACGACATCTACCAGAAATGGGGTATTCAGGTACTATTTGACATCGTTGAAAGAGCGCCCAACTCTGTTCGTTTGGAGTCCGTACTACGGTGAAGAAGTAGAATAG
- the LOC141594505 gene encoding uncharacterized protein LOC141594505 translates to MTNQENIENSEIDVNNPHYIHSTDLTGVKLVNTPFDGTNFANWRRSMLIALSAKNKIGFIDGSITRPAAAAATARNWQRCNDIVFSWIINSVSPEIGDSILYSATAQDAWEELEERFSQSNGAQLYGVHKKLSDFSQGNDSIGTYYTKLKSIWDEINGIGMNPKCSCNCNCGAKERQVKFQEDKKAVEFLMGLNESYAVVRGTILMQNPLPKVAVIYNNLLQEERQREIHNTVNVQADSAAMMSKNVGYKGNSYNNNNKPFYNSGNNNNRGNNNFRSNNNNYRGNNSHIPGNNFTHNTNNFHSAGRGQGNYKGKAPVENEPEKPKFCVYCKRNNHNVDSCFHLINRNRRIAGNVFNNQDLGTSSAAGGISEEQLNDDGFDAAEIQATAANFAGNIHSKPQTSIYLNSWILDSGASDHFCSNRKLFCELY, encoded by the coding sequence ATGACAAATCAAGAAAACATAGAAAATTCTGAGATTGATGTAAACAATCCTCATTACATTCACTCCACTGATCTCACAGGAGTAAAGCTTGTTAATACACCCTTTGATGGAACGAATTTTGCAAACTGGAGAAGATCAATGCTCATCGCGCTTTCTGCCAAGAATAAGATCGGGTTCATTGATGGCAGCATTACCAGACCTGCTGCAGCTGCTGCAACAGCTAGAAATTGGCAACGTTGTAATGACATAGTATTTTCTTGGATCATTAATTCAGTTTCTCCAGAAATTGGGGATTCTATTCTCTATAGTGCTACTGCTCAAGATGCTTGGGAAGAACTTGAAGAAAGATTCAGTCAATCCAATGGTGCACAGCTCTATGGGGTTCATAAGAAGTTATCTGACTTTTCACAAGGAAATGACAGTATTGGTACTTATTATACCAAGCTCAAATCTATTTGGGATGAGATTAATGGCATTGGAATGAATCCTAAATGCAGCTGCAACTGTAATTGTGGGGCAAAAGAAAGGCAGGTCAAGTTTCAGGAAGACAAGAAAGCTGTTGAGTTTCTGATGGGTTTAAACGAGTCCTATGCTGTGGTTAGAGGCACAATCTTGATGCAAAATCCTCTTCCTAAGGTGGCAGTCATCTATAATAACTTGTTGCAAGAAGAAAGACAAAGGGAGATACATAATACAGTCAATGTTCAAGCAGATTCTGCAGCCATGATGAGCAAGAATGTAGGATACAAAGGAAattcttacaacaacaataacaagccATTTTATAATTCTGGTAACAACAACAATCGTGGCAACAACAATTTcagaagcaacaacaacaattataGGGGCAATAATTCTCATATCCCAGGGAATAATTTCACTCATAATACCAACAATTTCCATTCTGCTGGCAGAGGTCAGGGGAATTACAAAGGGAAAGCACCTGTGGAGAATGAGCCTGAGAAGCCTAAGTTTTGTGTTTACTGCAAGAGGAATAATCACAACGTGGACAGTTGCTTTCACTTGATAAACAGGAACAGAAGAATTGCTGGTAATGTGTTCAACAATCAGGATCTTGGTACTTCTTCTGCAGCTGGTGGTATTTCAGAAGAGCAGCTGAATGATGATGGTTTTGATGCTGCTGAAATTCAGGCCACTGCTGCGAATTTTGCTGGTAATATCCATTCTAAACCTCAAACCTCTATTTATCTCAATTCTTGGATTTTAGATAGTGGTGCTAGTGATCACTTCTGTTCTAATAGGAAACTTTTCTGTGAATTGTATTGA